From a single Brassica napus cultivar Da-Ae chromosome C9, Da-Ae, whole genome shotgun sequence genomic region:
- the LOC125592414 gene encoding UDP-rhamnose/UDP-galactose transporter 3: protein MAAENEQQRKSSAVSDMGAWAMNVISSVGIIMANKQLMSSSGFSFSFATTLTGFHFALTALVGFVSNATGLSASKHVPLWELIWFSIVANVSIAAMNFSLMLNSVGFYQISKLSMIPVVCVMEWILHSKRYSREVKVSVVVVVVGVGICTVTDVKVNAKGFICACVAIFSSSLQQILIGSLQKKYSIGSFELLSKTAPIQALSLLVAGPFVDYLLSGKFILNYNMSSGCFVFILLSCALAVFCNISQYLCIGRFSAVSFQVIGHMKTVCILTLGWLLFDSAMTFKNVSGMFVAIVGMVIYSWAMELEKRSNLAAKALNSVKHSLTEEEFQLLKEGVETTESKDVELGGYTKA, encoded by the exons ATGGCGGCGGAGAACGAGCAGCAGCGAAAGTCTTCAGCGGTCTCCGACATGGGAGCTTGGGCAATGAATGTGATCAGCTCCGTTGGGATCATCATGGCCAATAAGCAGCTCATGTCTTCCTCTGGTTTCTCCTTCAGCTTCG CAACGACTCTCACCGGATTCCACTTCGCTCTAACCGCATTGGTCGGTTTCGTCTCAAACGCGACGGGACTCTCCGCATCCAAACACGTCCCTCTCTGGGAGCTCATTTGGTTCTCCATCGTCGCTAACGTCTCCATAGCCGCCATGAATTTCAGCCTCATGCTCAACTCCGTCGGCTTCTACCAGATCTCGAAGCTGAGCATGATCCCTGTCGTCTGCGTCATGGAATGGATCCTCCACAGCAAACGTTACTCCAGAGAAGTGAAAGTATCCGTTGTGGTTGTCGTTGTAGGCGTTGGGATTTGCACTGTCACTGATGTCAAAGTTAACGCCAAAGGCTTCATTTGCGCGTGCGTTGCCATTTTCTCCTCTTCTTTGCAGCAGATT TTAATAGGTTCCTTGCAGAAGAAATATTCGATTGGATCTTTCGAGTTGCTGAGTAAAACAGCGCCGATCCAAGCTCTTTCGCTTCTCGTTGCTGGTCCTTTTGTTGATTATCTCCTCAGCGGCAAGTTCATCTTGAACTACAATATGTCTTCTGGCTGCTTT GTATTCATCCTTCTCTCATGTGCCTTAGCTGTGTTCTGCAACATAAGCCAGTACCTTTGCATCGGGCGATTTTCAGCGGTATCGTTCCAGGTTATAGGTCACATGAAGACTGTGTGTATCCTGACACTGGGGTGGCTCCTGTTTGATTCTGCAATGACTTTCAAAAACGTGTCCGGCATGTTCGTTGCGATTGTTGGGATGGTGATCTATAGCTGGGCCATGGAGTTGGAGAAACGGTCTAATCTTGCAGCAAAGGCTTTGAACAGTGTGAAACACAGCTTGACTGAAGAAGAGTTTCAACTTTTGAAAGAAGGTGTAGAAACTACAGAGTCCAAAGATGTTGAACTTGGCGGCTACACAAAAGCTTAG